The DNA window GTTTTTGAAAAGCATGAGATAGGTATCAGCATAAGGTAAGCCGGTTACCAGATAATGGAATCTGGCATTATCGTCAATACCATATACATGTGACCGGCCCGAAACAGCTCCCATTACTGCAGGATATTTCTTCAATCGTGTATCCGGCTCTGATTCATCATCGCTCAGTTCTGAGTCAGCCACATTATCAAATGTATTCACTGCTGCTTTTTCACCTTTATTCTTCCTTTTCCGCGAAGGAGCAGGACGAACCGAACTGATTGTGGCAAAATACTGGCTGCTATCTTCTTTCGCTTTACCAATAGCTTTTCTAAACCCAGCCGATTCACGACGATTAAACAAAGAAAGATGTGTATTGAACCATTCATTCAAATCAGCAAGTTCCTCTTCCGGAATCGGTTCAGTAGGTTTACTTTCACTCAAACGCTTCAAGGCCGATGCTTTATCCCATTCCTTCTTCACATATACCGGAGCTGAGGAGCCGGCTTTGTCCTTCCCCTTTTCTAAATCATCATCTGATAACTCGCTATCTTCTGATGAAGTACCATTTTCGGAATCATGTACATCTTCTCCCGAAAATCCGTCTGAGTTGTCGAGTTCATCAGCTTCATCTGACGACTCAACACGTTGTTTATTATGCGCCGGTGGACGTGTAGGATCAAAAAGGTCATACGCAGGATTATCAGCCTGAACATAGAATTCGTTCCCATCATCGTCTCCAAGCAGATATTCGAGTTGACCGCGAAATACGTGATCATTCAGAATAACAAACTTTTTCCCATCTTTCCGGATAACCTTTTTCCCACGATTTAACATCCCTCCTGGACCTATAACCCGTTGAACGACTCCGGTTAAACGATGATCAGATAAATAACCTGAGGGCTGTTGCATGGATGCACTTTCTTCAGAAAAATCAGCATGATTGCTGCCTGAATCAGTATCCGGAACTGAAGCTTGTTTTAACTGTACAGCAGATGCTCCTTCTGCTACTTGGGATCGGCCAGCATTAGTCTGCCTATTATCTTCGAAAAAAAATCCCGAGCTCTTCTGCTGCACAGTATCAGAATCCTGTGTCTGAAAATCAGGTACAGTTGTATTCGGCTTATGTGCGTGTGTTGAATGCATCGGTATAGCTTAACAGGTTCTAGGTTTATTGTGGCCGGTTGGGGCGACGCCGGCGGGGTTTTCTTACCTCTTCTTTTTCTTCGATCAGCACAACTTTCACCGGAGGTTTATACAGTTTCACTTTTACCGGCCCTTTGGCTCCGGAATAATCTATACGTGAGCAAAAAGGTTCCTTATCGAGTGTGTGTTGCAAGCGTGTCAATCGTGGATCTGTGTAGGGTAGTTTAATTACACGCCCTGCAAGCAGATAAATGAGCAAATAATTCATCGAAGGCAACTCTTCGAAAAGATCTTTGTTCAGACTGGCATGTGTACGTCCCTCATCAAACCCAAGTGGTTCATGCGAATGAGAGATCTGAACAAGAAAAAATGCTTTAATAATCGGTTTCAGTTCATTGATAAATATTTGCATAAAAGAATCCACATCACACTGTGGTAAATCGAAGACAAGAAAAAGCCTGGAGTCTGTGATAAGATATCCAACCAGTACATTTCTGAACTCTCTTTGATGAAGGGTATTGTTTAATCCACGTGCGATCATCGACTTTACATCAGCCACGGTGAATAATTTTTTCCACGAACCGATACGCAACATTACATTTCCAAGCCGGGCATACGGATCATATTTCGGCGAAACTTCTTCAAAAAATATTTTTTCGATATCTCTCATGCAGTTCAGGGAAAGCTTACCAATGTTTTGTGACTCTTATTCATTTCCTTTCTGATCCCGTCAATCAGCTGAGTGCGTGAAATGGTTGTATTTCCTGATTTTGCAGCTGTAATTGCACAAAAACGGAGTACATTAATGATTGATCCGCCGGCCAGTTCAAACTCTTCAGAAATTGGCAATAAGTCGGCTTCGTTATCAAGCCGGAAGTGACCTGAAAATGCATTTTTCCAGAGCCTGAGGCGTTCTTCGGCATCGGGCATACCGAAGTAAATGATTGACTGAAATCTTCGGGTAAATGCCTCATCCATATTGGAGTCGAGGTTAGTGGCGAGAATTATTGTTCCCGGAAAATCTTCGATGCGTTGCAGCAGGTATGCTGTTTGCTGATTCGCGAAACGATCGTTACTAGAATTTGCTGCTGTTCTTTTCCCGAACAATGCATCAGCTTCATCGAAGAATAGTATCCACTGTTTATGCGCTGCAATATCAAAAACCTTAGCCAGGTTTTTTTCGGTTTCACCAATGTATTTTGAAACCAGCATCGACAAATCGATCCGAAACACATCGCGTCCGGAAGCTTTACCGAGCAGAGACGCTGTGAGTGTTTTCCCTGTACCCGGCGGCCCATAGAACAAGGAACGGTAACCGGGTTTGAGATGTCGGTTTAATCCCCATTCGTTCAGAATTGTATCACCGTGTTCAAGCCAGGTTTGTATTTCAGAAACCTGTTCCATCGTTCGCGGATCGAGTACCACATCATCCCAATTAAGACGCGTAGTTATTTTCTGCGCGGGAAAAGAATCGCTGTTCTCGGGTGCAACATGCCGGCCGGTAAGAAAATAGTGATACCAACTTCGATCAAGCAATAAAATGCCAGAAGTTTCGGTAAGATTTGCTTCGTGATCGGGTATTTGCAAAATAGCGTGCTGATACAACTCGTTCGAATGATTAAGCAGTTGCATAGCATGGGTTCTCCATTCAGGTGTATTGCCGGCAATGAGGAAAACAAGTGTTTGCCCGGTAGGGACAAATCCGCTGTGCGATTTATCGAGAACACCTCCGAACTCCGTAAACCCGCGATCATACAACTGATTTTTCCCAAAGAAAATATCAAGTACTTCGGGTTTAAAATGAGGAGCCATTGCCAGCACAAGTGCCAGCCTGCCAAACCGGTCGAGCTGATACTTTCTCACTGTCTGCGCATAAGGCGATTCATCATCGTCCAGATCAGGCAGGGGTAAATCATACCAGTTCATCTCATGGCCTTCCTGCACAAGATAGGTTCGGATGACCTGATTGATCACAGCTTCCAGCCAGTCTGTTTCGGCTTGCAAGGTGAGTATGTACTCCGGATTATTCATGCCTTACAAATAGTTTAGCAAGATCATCGAGCGAAAAATCAGCCCATTTGAAATAACGCAGGGCGGTATTGGGATTCAACTGATTGGCCTGCATCATATCGAGCAAACTGGCCTGAGCCTGCATCGGCACCGGTGCATTGCCCCGGTTTGATGGAGTGAACTGAAAATCGAAATAATCAGCAGCCCAACTGTGACGATCGGTCATTTGCATGATCAGCTCACCAATGAACACATCCAGTGGTTCGTCCTGAACAACCAGTTTTTTTGCGCGGAAGAACGAAGGAATTTTACCCGTTTCCCGGTTGTAATATTCAATCCCCTTCGTTTGTACCGTGTACGATTGCTCCATGCCGAAAATTTCCGTCAGTCCGAAATTTTCCACATCCGTGGCAATTTCAAGTTCTCCTTTGTGCGCACCACTAATTGCCAATGTCCAGTCAGCCGCCGCAACTGTCTCAGTCACCACATAAAGTTGCCTGAATGAATAAACAGTTTGCGTGAGTTTGATGATGAGTGCATTTTGAAGCTCGCTCCAATTGAGCATTTTCACAGACTCCGGCAAACCCGACTTGAACAGA is part of the Bacteroidota bacterium genome and encodes:
- a CDS encoding ATP-binding protein — protein: MNNPEYILTLQAETDWLEAVINQVIRTYLVQEGHEMNWYDLPLPDLDDDESPYAQTVRKYQLDRFGRLALVLAMAPHFKPEVLDIFFGKNQLYDRGFTEFGGVLDKSHSGFVPTGQTLVFLIAGNTPEWRTHAMQLLNHSNELYQHAILQIPDHEANLTETSGILLLDRSWYHYFLTGRHVAPENSDSFPAQKITTRLNWDDVVLDPRTMEQVSEIQTWLEHGDTILNEWGLNRHLKPGYRSLFYGPPGTGKTLTASLLGKASGRDVFRIDLSMLVSKYIGETEKNLAKVFDIAAHKQWILFFDEADALFGKRTAANSSNDRFANQQTAYLLQRIEDFPGTIILATNLDSNMDEAFTRRFQSIIYFGMPDAEERLRLWKNAFSGHFRLDNEADLLPISEEFELAGGSIINVLRFCAITAAKSGNTTISRTQLIDGIRKEMNKSHKTLVSFP